A stretch of the Amycolatopsis sp. BJA-103 genome encodes the following:
- a CDS encoding ion transporter gives MTTREQRRVNPLDLVMLVLAVFSVGLLVYVTFFPHSDETAHTVFIIDTVVCGIFALEFLWRWRRNGWEKWFPLRNWYEILGMIPIAHPALRGFRLLRILVVLVRLARTADRAFGERFTQRLVERLSRPIVLAIKKPITIAVLDEVVKVLETGNYPQNLARSLGDNQSLLRGIIAEKLKNDPQAGRLSKLPFHDEVVRSVIDTAMRVILEVLTDPRIDEFFAHVVRENREQIRSAVQLGLNEKEDDEELAAQLPTRPQHQMMD, from the coding sequence ATGACCACCCGCGAACAACGGCGCGTCAATCCGCTCGACCTGGTGATGCTCGTGCTCGCCGTGTTCTCGGTCGGGCTGCTCGTCTACGTGACGTTCTTCCCGCATTCGGACGAGACGGCGCACACCGTCTTCATCATCGACACCGTGGTGTGCGGGATCTTCGCGCTGGAATTCCTGTGGCGATGGCGGCGCAACGGCTGGGAGAAGTGGTTCCCGCTGCGCAACTGGTACGAAATCCTCGGCATGATCCCGATCGCGCATCCGGCGCTGCGCGGGTTCCGGCTGCTGCGGATCCTGGTCGTGCTCGTCCGGCTCGCGCGCACGGCCGACCGCGCGTTCGGGGAGCGGTTCACCCAGCGGCTGGTCGAACGGCTTTCGCGGCCGATCGTGCTGGCGATCAAGAAACCGATCACGATCGCGGTGCTCGACGAGGTCGTCAAGGTGCTGGAAACCGGGAACTACCCGCAGAACCTCGCGCGGTCACTGGGTGACAACCAATCGCTGCTGCGGGGGATCATCGCCGAGAAGCTGAAGAACGACCCGCAGGCGGGACGGCTTTCCAAGCTGCCGTTCCACGACGAGGTGGTGCGTTCGGTGATCGACACCGCGATGCGCGTGATCCTCGAAGTGCTGACGGACCCGCGGATCGACGAGTTCTTCGCGCATGTCGTGCGGGAGAACCGGGAGCAGATCCGGAGCGCGGTGCAACTCGGGCTGAACGAGAAAGAGGACGACGAGGAGCTGGCCGCGCAGCTGCCGACCAGGCCTCAGCACCAGATGATGGACTGA